TCTCAAGTTCTCGAATATTTCCGGGCCATCGATACGTAGTTAACAATTTTAAAGCATCGCTTGACACTTCAATATTTTTTCCTTGATTGTGCTTTTTAATAAAATGTTGTATAAGAATCAATACATCTTCGGGCCTCTCACGTAGGGGTAGCAGTTCGATACGCACAGCATTTAATCGGTAATATAGATCTTCACGGATTGTACCTTCTTGAATTGCGACACTTAACTTTCGGTTTGTTGCAGCGATTACACGAACATCCACTTTCCTTGTAACATTTTCTCCGACCCGTTCAAATTCTTTGTTTTGCAAAAAACGTAAAAGTTTTACTTGCACCGATTGTGGTAGTTCGCCAACTTCATCCAGGAGTATTGCTCCTCCGTCGGCAGCCTGGAATCTTCCTTCACGATCTTTTATTGCACCGGTAAAGGCGCCTTTGACATGACCGAAAAGTTCACTTTCTAGTAATGTTTCGGGAATAGCTGCACAACTTACTTTAATAAATGGCTTTGTGCGGCGGTTACTGAGGTTATGAATAAATTGAGCTAACATTTCTTTCCCTGTTCCGCTCTCACCTTCTATTAAAACACTCAAACTTGAGTCGGCAATTTGTCGTGCAATATCAAGTTGTTTCAACACAGCCGGATTGCGGGTAACAAACTCCGATTCAATTTTGGTTTCAGCCAACTGACTTCTCAGTAACCGAACTTCTTTTTTAAGTTGATGGTGTTCGTAAACTCTTTCAGTAAATAATTTTAATTCCTGCAAATCGAACGGCTTCTGAAGAAAATCTTCCGCCCCGTTTTTAATTGCTTCCACGGCACTCTCGATTGAACCATGCGCGGTTATTATAACCACGGTGGTATTCGGAGATTTTTGTTTACATTCTTTTAAAAGTTGCATTCCATCAATTGGCGTCATTTTTAAATCGAAGTATGCTATATCATACTCGTTGTCGTTCAACGTAATACTTGCATCAACGGGGTTTACAAATGCATCTACTTTAAAATTAACCGATTCCAAATATATTTTTAATGTTTTTAAAATATTTGGTTCATCATCGACGATTAAAATCGTTCCGCGGTATATCATATTTTTTCTAATTGCTCCAATGGAATAGTGAATGTAAAAATACTTCCTTTCTCAATTTCGCTTTCTACCCATATCTTGCCGCCATAAATCTCGACTATTTCTTTAGCGATTGCCAAACCTAATCCGACACTACCGGGAGTACTCTCCATACTCTCTTTTACCTGCACAAATTTGTCGAATATTTTGCCGATGTTTTCGGTTGAAATGCCTCGGCCTGTATCAAGAATTTGTACAACTATATTATTTTCTTTCCTTGAACTCTTTACTTCTACAGAACCGCCTGATGGAGTATAACGAAGTGCGTTGTTAATCAAATTACTAATTACCCAACTAAACTGTTGAGCATCGCCGATAATTTTCGGAAGGTCGTTTTGTAGATTTAGTTTTAATTCGACAGATTTTTCCTTAAATGGAAGTTGAACCGGTTTTATTGAATCGGTAACAACATCGTTAATCGATATTAATTCATGCCTCAACTGCAGCTTGCCCGATTCGAGGCGTGAGAGTTCTAACAATTCACGCACAAGCTTGGTAAGTCGTTCAGCATCATGTTTTGCAGCATGAATAAGTTCGGTTTGTTCGGTATTCAATTTCCCTACAATTCCTTCATTCAAAATATCGATCGACATATTGATGGATGTGAGTGGAGTTCTGAATTCATGCGATACAGTAGCCATAAATTCCGATTTCATTTTATCGAGCTGCTTAAATTGAGTAACATCCTGGAGAATTAAAACCGTACCCAATATTTCGCCGCTCACAAGGGGAATCTCTGAAATACGGGGACGGATGTATAACTCGGTATCGTGCATCTTGAATAACAAGTATGGTTGACTAATATTATTGTCAGATTTTGGGTTGTCCAAAATATTCCGCACCCTTTCGTCTTTTATAATATCCGCATAATTTCTTTCACCTGTCGAATATTCGATATTCAGAAGCTGTCGTGCAGCATCATTCATCAATATTATTTGATTTTCTCTATTGCAAACAATAATGCCATCCGAAATATTCTCGACGATCGTTTCGGCTTTTTGTTTTTCTTCTAATATTTTTTCAATATTCAGTGCATCATATTTGCGAAGTCGTTCAGTCATCTTATTAAACTCGCGACTCAATTCTCCAAATTCATCGTTCGTTATAATGTCGGTTTTTAAATCTAACTTTCCTCTCCCGATATTGCGAACTGTTTCGGTAAGTCGTTCTGCCGGTTCTACGATTGATTTTGTAAACCGAAAGCCCGCAAAAATACTTAACGCAACTGCGATTAACGATGCAATCAAAACAGCATAAGTTGCTTCATTCGATATTTTACGTGTTCGAACTCCCAACTCTATCATCTCCTGCTGGTTGAATTCAATCAACCTGAAACAATATTTTTTGATTTCTGCATTGATGGGTCGAATTTCGTTGAAGTGGTATGTCTTCGCTATCTCCCTGAGTTGGGGGTCGAAAATAAACATCAGTAATGTATCAGTTAATTCTTCATACTTCATGTGTAATATTTGAATACTATCTAAAATATTCTGTTGTTGCTGTTTAGTAACCCGTTCGTTATTTTTTTGCACCCATTGAAAAAAATCAAATTTTGCTTGGATAAAATTATCTTCATATTTTTTATTTTGGTTTGAAATCAAAGCGACAAGAGCATTGTCTTTTAATTCTAATGAACTAACCATATTTTCGGCAGCAACAACATTCAGATAATTTTCACGGATGATTTTATCGACCGAATCACCGAGACGGTAAAAATTATTTATCGCCCAAATTGTAATAAAAATACTAATCGATACAAGAATAATGTAGCTTAATGAAATTTTGAAGCGAAGGCTGTTGAAGAAAGGAATTTCCATCTTCAGATATAATTAAAATTTAGTCCCGAAGAATTTTTGATATTGTTTTTTGAATTTGTTCCATATCGATGGGTTTACTTAGAATTCCAAACAACTCGTCATCTTGTATTCCCTTAAGTATGCGTCCGTCCTCAAACCCACTGATGAATAAGAAAGGCATTTTTGAGTATTTTGGATTTTGTCGGACTTTGTGATACAGTTCAAGCCCTCCGACGCGTGGCATCATAATGTCGGATATTATGAGATCCGGAAAATAATCGTTCAATTTATCCAAAGCTTCTTGACCGTCATAAACGAGGACGACTTCGTATCCATCCATCATAAGTAAATCTCGTAGGATTTCAGCAAAACCTACTTCATCGTCAACGAGTAAAATATTTCGTTTTTTTCCGTTTGTCATTCTGTAAGAATATAGATAAACATATTTTTAAAATCAAGTTATTGTTTTTATGAGGAGAATTCAGTATGTTCAAAAAAAAATGGAACCCGCATTGAAAGAATTTGATAAATTTATAGAGATCGTTCACCGCTTACGGCGTGAATGCCCTTGGGATCGAGAACAAACCCATTCCTCAATTCGACATAGTTTGATTGAAGAAACTTACGAAGTACTCGAAGCCATCGATAATAACAATTTAGAACATCTGCGACACGAGTTAGGCGACTTACTTTTACACGTAGTTTTTCATGCATCCATAGCTGAACAAACAAATGAATTTACACTAAAACAGGTAATAGATGACATAACTGAAAAACTGATTCGCCGTCATCCGCATGTTTTTGGCGACACAAAAGTAAGCGGCTCGAAGCAAGTAATTTCAAACTGGGAAAAATCGAAATTGAGCGAGGGAAGGAATTCGGTTATCGAAGGGGTGCCAAAAGAACTACCCGCGCTTCTGCGTGCCCACCGCTTGCAAGATAAAGCATCGAAAGTGGGATTCGATTGGGAAAAGAAAGAAGATGCCTGGAAAAAAGTCGATGAGGAAATGCACGAGTTACATAGAGCAATCGAATCAGGTAACCAAGCTCATGTTGAGGCTGAATTCGGTGATTTGTTATTTGCGATGGTAAATTATTCGCGCTTCATAAATGTAAATCCCGAAATCGCTTTACGACATACAGTAGAAAAATTTATTACACGTTTCAATTATATTGAGGAGCAACTAAAGGAGATGGGAAAAGATATTCACTCTTCTTCGTTAGAAGAGATGGATAAACTCTGGGAGAAGGCAAAAATAAAAGGGTAAGTTTAATCAACGGTATGTGAGCCAGTTATTCTATTTTTTCGAGCAAGGTTTGTCCGTTATCAGAGTGTTCAGGTTTTTAACTTTCTCAATTACACATTTCATCTTGCAGATTAAAGTAGTTAGTGGCGGCATAGCACCATAGATACAAAATTTTCCCTATTCACTTATATCTATATTTGCTTGTAGAAGAATCCTCAACAGGAGATTTCTACCTATGTCCTTTCCATGAGGATTAGGTAGAATGGGTTTCAGTTTATCTTTCAACATTAAGATATGCGACTAAAAAACTTCCTAGCAATCGTCAAAATCAAAGTTAGTGCATTTTATTTACTTCTGTCTTCTGGTTTACCATCGGTTCCGTTCTTTCCATTCGTATGATATTTATCATAGGCATCTATTATATCTTTAACTAACTTATGACGAACAACATCGTTACGATCGAAATAACAGAAATTAACGCCTTGAATTTCCCGAAGCACTTCCCGGATTTGCACTAAACCGGAAACTGTTTTCGATGGCAGGTCAATTTGCGTAATATCGCCAGTGATGATTGCTTTTGAATTAACACCGAGACGCGTAAGGAACATTTTCATCTGCATACCTGTAGCATTTTGTGCTTCATCAAGGATTACAAAAGCATTGTTCAGCGTTCGTCCGCGCATATAAGCCAACGGTACAACTTCTATTACACGCTTCTCGACGTAACTCTTCAATTTTTCGGGTGGAATCATATCGTCGAGTGCGTCGTAAAGCGGACGCAAGTACGGATCGACTTTCTCCTTGAGGTCTCCCGGTAAAAAGCCTAAACTCTCACCCGCTTCTACGGCAGGACGGGCAAGAATGATTTTCATAATTTCACGGTTCTTCAAAGCAGCGACAGCCGCAGCGACTGCAAGGTAAGTTTTGCCTGTTCCCGCCGGACCGATAGCAAAAACAATATCATTTTTTTGAATTTGGCGGATATACTCTCTCTGTCCTTGCGTACGTGCTTTGATTATCCCATTACGGGTATATAATACAGCAGAATCGAAGTCGGTGTCGGGAAATTGTTGTGTGATCGATTTAGGAAGTGCTGCCTCACCATTCACTAAAACTAAATCGATAACTGTCCCTACATCGTTTGTAGAAAGACTCCCGTTTTTACTTAGTATATAAATTAGTTCTTTAAAAATTTTTTCAAGTTGTTCTACTTGATACTCGTCCCCCTTAAGAATTATAATATCTCCCCGAACGACGATAATAGCGTCAAATCTGTTTTCAATAAGCTGAAGGTTAGCATCGTTCAAACCAAGAAGTCCAAACATTTCTACACCCTCAGCTTTTATTTTTTTTTCAACCAACGAAATCGATTATCTTTAAATTTTTATTTAAAAAAAAACAAGCCCTTCCCACCTTAGCAGAAAAGGGCTTGTTGATATAATAAAGCTTTTTAACAAATCTAAAAAGAATATATCTATTTATTGTACAGGGGCTGCTGCTTCTGCCTTTTTCTTGTAGTAAGAATTTGCGGCAGATTTTTCTTCTTTTGTTAGCTCAGTTCCGGCTGGAATTTTAAGAACCCATTTTGGTTTTATGATATCCGGGTTTTTAATTTTATCCTTATTACCTTGCCAGATTTTGGGCCACATCCAGGCATTGTTATAGGTATCTTTTTTCTTAGCGATGTTCCATAAGCAATCGCGGTCTTTTGCCCAAGTTCCGACTGTATAAGTTTTCGATTTATCCAAAGTTTTCATCAAGCTGGCAATATTATCTTGCAATTTTTTAATTCTATCATTTACTCGTGGGATAAATGCCATCTTATGCTTTGCCATCTCGTTCACACGACCGTTCATCTTCAAAACTTCGTCACGATATTTCAGAAGTTCTTCGTCCGACAGTCGCATTAGTTCGTTCACGCGAGATTCATAACCAGTGAGTTCATTCAAGTAAGCATCGTATTCAGCTTGAGTAATTCCTAATAATTTTAGAAGTTCATCATTACAAGCTGCGAGATCTCCGTCCAACTTCTTGGATTGATCTTGTAAATTTTTAATGTCGCTGTTTAATTTATCTAAATTTGATTTAAGGTCATTTCGCTTGGCAGTGAATTGACTCATTTCTTGTTGCCATTGTTCTTTTGTCATTTCTTGCGCAAGAACACTTGGTGCATCAATTAAAAAAATTAATGCTACTACTATTGTCAAAAATATTTTTGTTTTCATTGCAGTTTCTCCTTTTTTGAATTACTGACCAGTTGCCTTCTTCACAGCGTCTTGATCTGTCTGACACTGTTTAAGTTGTCCATTTTTTTCAGCTACTTCTTTTTCCAAATTAGCCTTTACACGTTCTTGTCCGGCAATTTGTTTTTCAAGAGAGGTAACTTCTGCTTTGAGATCGTTCAACTGACGTAGTTCCTCTGCCGATGGTTTGCTTGTGCATCCTGCTATAAACAGCGAAGCAGAAAGAGTGAAAACTGCAATTGCAGTACCGATTCTGTTTTTCAGTATCATGTTGTTCCTCCTATTTAGTTGTTTGTTCATATTAATGTTCTATTAATTTGGTTAATTATAAGAAAATAAATCCTTTTAGTCAAGTATTTTTACACATAAATGAATTTATTTTTTAAATATTACAGAATTCCCCTTTCTGCGAAGCTAACAAAGGAATTTCCCCCTAATATGATATGGTCGTGCACCGGAATTCCTATTATTTTGCTTGCTTCGACTAATTGCTTGGTAATCTGAATATCATCGGCACTTGGTTCAGGATTTCCGCTTGGGTGATTATGTAGCAAAATAATTGCCGCCGCTGGTTCAGTAATCGCTGCTCTAAAAACTTCTCTCGGATGGACTAGCGACGAATTCAATGTACCTCGTGTAACTTCAACATCCTTCAGCAAGTGGTTTGCACTATCCAACAATAATACTTTAAACACTTCCTGTTTGGTATCACGCAGCGCAGGAAGATATTTGTCGGCAACATCTTGAGGCGAAATAACACGAAATTTTTTTCCATCCCAAGAAGCTGCAACACGTCTGCCAAATTCAAAAGCTGCGGCTAAAGTAACTGCCTTAGTATTCCCGATTCCTTTATATTTTTTCAATTCAGGAATCGAACGCGCAACAAGCGAATTTAATGTTTGAAAATCGGAAAGCATTTTTTTTGCAACATCGACTGCTGTAATTTTACCGGAACCCGATCTAATAAGCACAGCTAACAATTCAGCATCTGAAAGTGAAGCGGCTCCGTTATTCAGGATTTTTTCTCTGGGCCTTTCCGATTCGGGCCAATCTTTTATTTTTGTGTGATACTTAGATGCTTCACCGACAATTTTAACCACTTTCTGGTCTCGCATAATTCCTCCGATTATTTGTCAGAACAATTTATTTCTCCAATCTTTGTAATTTTCCCACCTATATATTTCAGAATATGGAATTCCTGATTCACTCTGTTTCTACTTAAATCAATCTTCGAATGCAATCCATTGAATTTATAAACATCGGCTAACATTTTTTTTAATTCTTCACGATTGAATCCGCGGCGGGCAATCTGATCGATTAACAGCAACATTGTATCATACCCGAAATACGAATTACGCGATGGCTCTTTTTTAAACAGCTTTTTGTAACGAGTTACAAAACTGATAATTTGTTCATCGTTGTCGTTTATAAAAAACTCGGATATAAAAATAGAGTTATTAGTATATCTTGCATGTTCGTCGAGTTCATTTTTATCAAACCATTCGCTTGTTCCTAAAATTTGTGTACTAATGTTGTAGAAATTCAACTGCGATGTTAGCATACCTATCTCATCTGCAGATGTGATAGGAAATAAAATACCGTGAATAGAATTTACGCTCTGATTCAAACTGTCGGGCTGCACGTTTGGATAAACGAGATGTAATCCTAATGAATCGGCAACCCGCTTGCCATTTTTTCCGAATAGTACATTGACCGGAATACTGCCGCCAGCTTCGATGAGCGAATCGAGCAAACGATGTTTTACCCCAGCAGCAAGAATACGCATCCGGTTATTTGCATTTGCTTTTGCAGAAAACGGAACTACCGGTTCAACAGCAGATGTGCAACCCAGCTTGCGTAAGTGCATAAACTGTTCTTTCAAATCTAAACTTCCTTTGTCGTACCATTCAACTGATACGACATTACCACCGACTCTTTCTGTTTCGGCAATAAATTTCTCAACGATGGTGCGAACGGTTGGTTCATTCGGGGCAACGACTGCCAAATTTATCAGCTTTAAATTTTTAACTGCAAAATTAGAGATCGCTTTGCCACGGCTTTCGAAATCAGAATTCGGTTGAAAAACATATTTGCCAATGGCAGCTATTCCGTTACCTGTCGCTGTTGGGGTAATTATTGGTACTTTATTCTTTTGTGCAACGGACGCTACAGCTTGAGCAATGTTACTGAAGACAGGACCAATAATTGCAAGAATTTCTTTCTGTTTTACCAAGTCTTCAGTTTCAATTGTCGATTTTGTAACGTTGCGTTCCGTATCTCTGATGTCAAGCACTATTTTGAACTCATCTTCAGCTTGCTTATTGAATTCTTCGGCAGCTAAAATAATTCCATTTAAAACATCTTCCCCAATCTCGCGAAACGGCGAAAGTGGATGATTTTTCATAAGCGGAACCAACACACCTATCTTAATCGTGAACCCGTCATATATTTTGTTTCGAATTGATTGAGCAATGTTTTTGAGTTTTGTAGATTTCACTTCAGCATAAACCGATTCAATTAATAATTTAGCTCTCTTCACATCGCCAGCAACAAATAATTTATTTGCACGAAAAAGATTTAAGATATTTCGCTTGTTTTTTGAGTTAGATTTTTCTATCAGGTTGTCGACTTCTTTCACATCAAGCTTATTGGTCGTTATCCAAATTAGTTTTGAATACGACCGGTTTTGAATTTTAGTATCATTCGTCGTAACGATTGCATCACAAAAAGATTCGACTGCCGATTGATATTTTTCCTGCTGAATGAAAGATATTCCTAATGTGTAGTAAGAATTGTCGAGGTAATTACTTTCAGGGTATTTTAGAAGCAATTCCCGTAAAACATTCTGTGCTTTTTGCACCTCGTCGAGTTTCAAATAGTTCTTCGCCAACATTAAGTAAGCAGCAGTCGTCCGTTGATGAAAAGGAAGTTTCACCAAATTTTGAAAAGTAGAAACTGATACTAAGAAATTTTTATTTCCAAAATCTTTTACAGCAGCATCGAATTTATTTTCAGCTTCTTGATTGAATTTATATACCTGCTGCCCGCTGATGGTTATTGCAAAAACCAAAATTATATAAAATATTTTGATTGCTCGTTTAGTCATAATTCGTTTATTTGAAATCACGGTTTAAAGATTTAAGTCCGACGATGTAACAGATGACCGAAATTAAAAGTGAGATACCTCCAAATCCAAGACTTGTATATATGATTTTTGCGTGAGGGAAAATTTTATTAGCATGTGAATATTCGAAATATCTTAATACTATTGAAGAAATTATTATCGCTGTGAACACCAAGAAAACCAAGCTCATTAAAAAGATTAGAGAAGCTCCCTGCGTAGAAGCAATCCTTATTGGATTTTTTTCATTGAAAGATGCAAAAAAACTTCCCCCCGATATATTAATTATCACTAAAGCGGCAGCAACAAATATCATCGTGTAGGTTGAAAAGTAGAGAAGAGATTGTTCTTTGCGAAACGACCAATTGGAAAATATTGAGAGCATTATGCCCACCAAGATTATCGGTATAAACACAAAAATTATTTTAGTATTAAAGAACTTTTGTATAGATAACGGAGAGCTTTTAATTTTCCAAAAACTCGAAGCCTCGATACTTATCAATGGATAAACAAACCTGATAGCCATAGAAGCAATTAAAAAAGCCGTAAATAAATAAATAACTACATAAGTTACGCTTTGCAGAAAAGGTTGTTCATAATTGTATTCGAAACGACTCACACTTACACCAAATACTAACATCAAAAGAACTAAAACAGCGAGATGCAGCCATTGGCTTGGATCTCGAAAAAATTG
The Bacteroidota bacterium DNA segment above includes these coding regions:
- a CDS encoding sigma-54 dependent transcriptional regulator, producing the protein MIYRGTILIVDDEPNILKTLKIYLESVNFKVDAFVNPVDASITLNDNEYDIAYFDLKMTPIDGMQLLKECKQKSPNTTVVIITAHGSIESAVEAIKNGAEDFLQKPFDLQELKLFTERVYEHHQLKKEVRLLRSQLAETKIESEFVTRNPAVLKQLDIARQIADSSLSVLIEGESGTGKEMLAQFIHNLSNRRTKPFIKVSCAAIPETLLESELFGHVKGAFTGAIKDREGRFQAADGGAILLDEVGELPQSVQVKLLRFLQNKEFERVGENVTRKVDVRVIAATNRKLSVAIQEGTIREDLYYRLNAVRIELLPLRERPEDVLILIQHFIKKHNQGKNIEVSSDALKLLTTYRWPGNIRELENVIERGVVFARDGVIKTEYLPDEIQKVAEGKTGILSIEEMEKLHIKRVLGVANDLEEAALLLNIDPATLWRKRKKYNL
- a CDS encoding ATP-binding protein, which gives rise to MEIPFFNSLRFKISLSYIILVSISIFITIWAINNFYRLGDSVDKIIRENYLNVVAAENMVSSLELKDNALVALISNQNKKYEDNFIQAKFDFFQWVQKNNERVTKQQQQNILDSIQILHMKYEELTDTLLMFIFDPQLREIAKTYHFNEIRPINAEIKKYCFRLIEFNQQEMIELGVRTRKISNEATYAVLIASLIAVALSIFAGFRFTKSIVEPAERLTETVRNIGRGKLDLKTDIITNDEFGELSREFNKMTERLRKYDALNIEKILEEKQKAETIVENISDGIIVCNRENQIILMNDAARQLLNIEYSTGERNYADIIKDERVRNILDNPKSDNNISQPYLLFKMHDTELYIRPRISEIPLVSGEILGTVLILQDVTQFKQLDKMKSEFMATVSHEFRTPLTSINMSIDILNEGIVGKLNTEQTELIHAAKHDAERLTKLVRELLELSRLESGKLQLRHELISINDVVTDSIKPVQLPFKEKSVELKLNLQNDLPKIIGDAQQFSWVISNLINNALRYTPSGGSVEVKSSRKENNIVVQILDTGRGISTENIGKIFDKFVQVKESMESTPGSVGLGLAIAKEIVEIYGGKIWVESEIEKGSIFTFTIPLEQLEKI
- a CDS encoding response regulator, encoding MTNGKKRNILLVDDEVGFAEILRDLLMMDGYEVVLVYDGQEALDKLNDYFPDLIISDIMMPRVGGLELYHKVRQNPKYSKMPFLFISGFEDGRILKGIQDDELFGILSKPIDMEQIQKTISKILRD
- the mazG gene encoding nucleoside triphosphate pyrophosphohydrolase; its protein translation is MKEFDKFIEIVHRLRRECPWDREQTHSSIRHSLIEETYEVLEAIDNNNLEHLRHELGDLLLHVVFHASIAEQTNEFTLKQVIDDITEKLIRRHPHVFGDTKVSGSKQVISNWEKSKLSEGRNSVIEGVPKELPALLRAHRLQDKASKVGFDWEKKEDAWKKVDEEMHELHRAIESGNQAHVEAEFGDLLFAMVNYSRFINVNPEIALRHTVEKFITRFNYIEEQLKEMGKDIHSSSLEEMDKLWEKAKIKG
- a CDS encoding PhoH family protein, which encodes MVEKKIKAEGVEMFGLLGLNDANLQLIENRFDAIIVVRGDIIILKGDEYQVEQLEKIFKELIYILSKNGSLSTNDVGTVIDLVLVNGEAALPKSITQQFPDTDFDSAVLYTRNGIIKARTQGQREYIRQIQKNDIVFAIGPAGTGKTYLAVAAAVAALKNREIMKIILARPAVEAGESLGFLPGDLKEKVDPYLRPLYDALDDMIPPEKLKSYVEKRVIEVVPLAYMRGRTLNNAFVILDEAQNATGMQMKMFLTRLGVNSKAIITGDITQIDLPSKTVSGLVQIREVLREIQGVNFCYFDRNDVVRHKLVKDIIDAYDKYHTNGKNGTDGKPEDRSK
- a CDS encoding LysM peptidoglycan-binding domain-containing protein is translated as MKTKIFLTIVVALIFLIDAPSVLAQEMTKEQWQQEMSQFTAKRNDLKSNLDKLNSDIKNLQDQSKKLDGDLAACNDELLKLLGITQAEYDAYLNELTGYESRVNELMRLSDEELLKYRDEVLKMNGRVNEMAKHKMAFIPRVNDRIKKLQDNIASLMKTLDKSKTYTVGTWAKDRDCLWNIAKKKDTYNNAWMWPKIWQGNKDKIKNPDIIKPKWVLKIPAGTELTKEEKSAANSYYKKKAEAAAPVQ
- the radC gene encoding DNA repair protein RadC, which translates into the protein MRDQKVVKIVGEASKYHTKIKDWPESERPREKILNNGAASLSDAELLAVLIRSGSGKITAVDVAKKMLSDFQTLNSLVARSIPELKKYKGIGNTKAVTLAAAFEFGRRVAASWDGKKFRVISPQDVADKYLPALRDTKQEVFKVLLLDSANHLLKDVEVTRGTLNSSLVHPREVFRAAITEPAAAIILLHNHPSGNPEPSADDIQITKQLVEASKIIGIPVHDHIILGGNSFVSFAERGIL
- a CDS encoding ABC transporter substrate-binding protein, whose translation is MTKRAIKIFYIILVFAITISGQQVYKFNQEAENKFDAAVKDFGNKNFLVSVSTFQNLVKLPFHQRTTAAYLMLAKNYLKLDEVQKAQNVLRELLLKYPESNYLDNSYYTLGISFIQQEKYQSAVESFCDAIVTTNDTKIQNRSYSKLIWITTNKLDVKEVDNLIEKSNSKNKRNILNLFRANKLFVAGDVKRAKLLIESVYAEVKSTKLKNIAQSIRNKIYDGFTIKIGVLVPLMKNHPLSPFREIGEDVLNGIILAAEEFNKQAEDEFKIVLDIRDTERNVTKSTIETEDLVKQKEILAIIGPVFSNIAQAVASVAQKNKVPIITPTATGNGIAAIGKYVFQPNSDFESRGKAISNFAVKNLKLINLAVVAPNEPTVRTIVEKFIAETERVGGNVVSVEWYDKGSLDLKEQFMHLRKLGCTSAVEPVVPFSAKANANNRMRILAAGVKHRLLDSLIEAGGSIPVNVLFGKNGKRVADSLGLHLVYPNVQPDSLNQSVNSIHGILFPITSADEIGMLTSQLNFYNISTQILGTSEWFDKNELDEHARYTNNSIFISEFFINDNDEQIISFVTRYKKLFKKEPSRNSYFGYDTMLLLIDQIARRGFNREELKKMLADVYKFNGLHSKIDLSRNRVNQEFHILKYIGGKITKIGEINCSDK